In Halobacteria archaeon AArc-dxtr1, the sequence ACCAAAGCGACACACTGGTACCCAATGACGTGGAACTCCTATACTGGTGGCGGTGAACCGGATTACATCGAGCTAGAGGCAGGTCCCGATACAATCCCGCATCCGGGAATTCCCGGGGGAAGCGGTGGGCCGATGACGGGACCGATCTATCGCCACGACGAGGAGTTTGCCGACACGGCGCTTCCGGAGTACTACGATGGCAAACACCTGATTATGGACTACCACGATAACTGGACGCTCATCGCCACCTACGACGAGGATGACGAACCCCTGACGGTCCACGAGTTTCTCCCCGAGCAGTTGCTACTGGAGTCACCCTTCTACGCGACGATTGGTCCCGAAGGACACCTCTACGTGATGGAGTACGGGGCCGGCGCTTCCAGTCCACAAATCTATAGAGTCTATCATGAAGAATGAAGAGATATAGTGTATGAACACATACAATATTTTTAAGCAAAAGCGACCCTGTGGTGAGAGTGGGTCGAAACAGTGGCTCTCGACCGGCAGCCATGTCGATCCAACGGGTGTCAGACACAACCGTCCGGAATGCCGTGGCTACCACCGTTGCTGGCCACAGCAGTTCAGGACCATCACACTTGCACCATCAGTCTGTTCGCGATGACACCCGAACCACTTCTGGCTCGAAGGGGCTTACTCGGCCCCCCTCATCACGTTGAGATCGGTACGACTCTGTCGCCATCTTCTTATTTCAGTAGAAGTCTCTCAGAAAATATCTCCGTGTGCTGAGCAGGAACATTTTTAAAATACAGATACTATGAGTAATGATATGGTTGATGAAGATTCCCACGCGCCTGCTGATGGGCACGGGAACCATCTAGATACCGACTCACCCCCTTCCACACTCGCGGCAAATGAACGCACTCAATCGGGGAGTCACGACCAGAACTCCACGTCCACAGAGACCCAATCTATCGAAGAGATGATTCTCGAATTCGACAAGCAGGACAAGCTAATCAAGGATCGTTCGCTTCTGGACTCTACAAAGGTCGTCAAGGAGGATCGGATCGTCGGTCGAGACGATCAGCTTCAGGACGTCACGAAGATGCTTCGCGTTGCTCTCGGAAACAACCGCCCCCCGAATCTCTTTCTGTATGGCCCTTCTGGCACCGGAAAGTCACTGATCACAAAAGCAGTCTGTAAAAACATTTCGCGTATCTGTGAGACGCGTGATATCCGGTTTGGCACGATCGAAGTGAACTGCCAGGATCTGGATACCCTTGGTGTGGCCGTCTACGAACTGGCCAAGCGTGCTGCAGAGGAGTCAGGAGACGAGGTACGCGTCCCCAAGCACGGGATTTCGACCAAGGAGAAGTGGAACGAACTCTACCGCATCGTCAACGAGAACTTCGATTCTGCGGTGTTCGTCCTCGACGAACTCGACATGCTCGTCGGTCGGCGCGACAAGGATGAGCCCGCATTTTCCCGACTCCTGTATCAACTCTCTCGGGCTGGTGCGAACAATGAGCTGTCTGCGTTCGTCTCTGTCGTTGCCATTTCGAACAACGTCAAAATGATGGAGTACGTCGGGAGCCGCGCGCTGAGTTCGTTTACTCCAGAGGACGTTCACTTCGACGATTACGATGCAAATCAGTTACAGGCGATCCTTCACCGTCGAAAAGATGCGTTTTACGAGGATGTCCTCGACGAAGACGTTATCCCGCTGGCATCTGCCTTCGCGGCACAGACACACGGCGACGCGCGAAAGGCGATCGATCTGATTCGCGTCGCTGGGGAACTCGCCGAGCGCGAGGGAGACACTCGTGTTCGCGAACAACACGTCCGGCGGGCCCAGGATAAAGTGGAAAAGAATCGTGTTCTTGAGGTTATACGCGGCATCAGCACGCAAAAGAAGCTGTGTCTGTACGCAACCGCCTCAGTCGCAGCTGAAACAAATACTGGCTCTGCCCGGAGCACAATCGGATATCACGTCTACCAGTACATTACGAGCTCGATCGATGCAGATCAGTACCATCAAGAAACCTACGTGAATAAAATGAAGGAGTTAACGACGTACTCGCTGGTCGACTTCGAGCGTCGGAGTTACGGTCCGCGATCGGGAATGTTCCTCGAATTCCAGTTTGCCGAGCGACCACAAACGATTCTGAACACACTTCGGGAAGATTCGCGGCTGGATATGGTGTCCCACGAGGATGTCGTAGAAATTGTCACCACACAGTTACGCGATCAAAATACGCCGGCGAAGTCGAACGTTGATTGGCACGTGTGAACGCGTTTCATGGCTGTGGGGAATATATACAAAACATTATTATATGCAACTGAGAAAGACAAGTTATGCGAGTTGGTATCGCAGGAGCTGGCTTCATGGCTAGTACACACGCTACCGAGTATGCTGAGATGGATCTCGACGTTGTCGCCGTTGCATCACCCAGCGGTCCGGAGGAGTTCGTCGACGAATTTGGGTTTGAGGCTGACTCGTACACGGACGTCAGAGAGATGTGTCTTGATGCTGAAATAGACTTTCTCGATATTTGTACGCCGACGCACACACATCGAGACCTCGTCCAAACCGCCGCGGAAACCGGAGTCGATGTATTCCTCGAGAAACCGATTGCGAGGACCCTCGATGACGCCCACGAGATCGTCGATATCGTGAACAGTTCCGGAATCGTTTGTATGGTCGGACACGTTGTCCGATTTATGCCAAGTCACGAGAACGCGCGCACCCTCGACGTCGGTGAAC encodes:
- a CDS encoding orc1/cdc6 family replication initiation protein; the encoded protein is MILEFDKQDKLIKDRSLLDSTKVVKEDRIVGRDDQLQDVTKMLRVALGNNRPPNLFLYGPSGTGKSLITKAVCKNISRICETRDIRFGTIEVNCQDLDTLGVAVYELAKRAAEESGDEVRVPKHGISTKEKWNELYRIVNENFDSAVFVLDELDMLVGRRDKDEPAFSRLLYQLSRAGANNELSAFVSVVAISNNVKMMEYVGSRALSSFTPEDVHFDDYDANQLQAILHRRKDAFYEDVLDEDVIPLASAFAAQTHGDARKAIDLIRVAGELAEREGDTRVREQHVRRAQDKVEKNRVLEVIRGISTQKKLCLYATASVAAETNTGSARSTIGYHVYQYITSSIDADQYHQETYVNKMKELTTYSLVDFERRSYGPRSGMFLEFQFAERPQTILNTLREDSRLDMVSHEDVVEIVTTQLRDQNTPAKSNVDWHV